A section of the Kribbella sp. HUAS MG21 genome encodes:
- the folK gene encoding 2-amino-4-hydroxy-6-hydroxymethyldihydropteridine diphosphokinase, which produces MTETPSPHVIDADTLSGGLKPIRQVILSLGSNLGDREANLQGAVDALRDTPDVVVVEVSPVYETEPVGGPDESGPYLNVVLLADTTLAVDLLLERAHAVEQAFGRERSVPGAPRTLDVDLITYGQKTIESEELTIPHPRAHERAFVLAPWLDIEPDAVLLGHGPVAELLAKVGTDGVTKLDLELQ; this is translated from the coding sequence GTGACTGAGACCCCTAGTCCCCACGTCATCGACGCGGACACCCTGAGCGGTGGCCTGAAGCCGATCCGCCAGGTGATCCTGTCGCTCGGCAGCAACCTCGGCGACCGTGAGGCGAACCTGCAGGGCGCGGTCGACGCGCTGCGGGACACCCCGGACGTCGTGGTGGTCGAGGTCTCGCCGGTGTACGAGACCGAGCCGGTCGGCGGCCCGGACGAGTCCGGCCCGTACCTGAACGTCGTCCTGCTCGCCGACACCACGCTCGCCGTCGACCTGCTGCTGGAGCGCGCGCACGCGGTCGAGCAGGCGTTCGGCCGGGAGCGCAGCGTGCCGGGCGCGCCGCGGACCCTGGATGTCGACCTGATCACGTACGGCCAGAAGACGATCGAGTCCGAGGAGCTGACCATCCCGCACCCGCGGGCGCACGAGCGGGCGTTCGTGCTGGCGCCGTGGCTGGACATCGAGCCGGACGCCGTACTGCTCGGCCACGGCCCGGTCGCGGAGCTGCTCGCCAAGGTCGGGACCGACGGCGTGACCAAGCTCGACCTCGAGTTGCAGTAG
- a CDS encoding nuclear transport factor 2 family protein — MTDGPRQPAGGDSAPRGQGGTAEDVVLSANTAFYNAFEAGDLDLMAAVWLPEPDPVCIHPGNAAISGYSEMMRAWAMIFANTPYIQFFLTDVQVRVDEDVAYVTCTENVLSSGEGAPEDGFAGGKALATNVFRRTSSGWRLWIHHASPVLSSGGRQEEAE; from the coding sequence ATGACGGACGGACCGCGGCAACCCGCCGGGGGCGACAGCGCGCCCAGGGGCCAGGGTGGCACGGCCGAGGACGTCGTACTGAGTGCCAACACCGCGTTCTACAACGCGTTCGAGGCCGGCGATCTGGACCTGATGGCGGCGGTCTGGCTGCCGGAGCCGGACCCGGTCTGCATCCATCCCGGGAACGCGGCGATCTCCGGGTACTCCGAGATGATGCGCGCCTGGGCGATGATCTTCGCGAACACGCCGTACATCCAGTTCTTCCTCACCGACGTCCAGGTACGGGTGGATGAAGACGTGGCATACGTCACGTGTACGGAGAATGTCCTGTCGTCGGGCGAGGGTGCGCCGGAGGACGGGTTCGCGGGCGGAAAGGCGTTGGCGACCAACGTTTTCCGCAGAACTTCCTCCGGCTGGCGGTTGTGGATCCACCATGCCTCCCCGGTACTGTCGTCTGGGGGCCGACAGGAGGAGGCGGAATGA
- the ftsH gene encoding ATP-dependent zinc metalloprotease FtsH, whose amino-acid sequence MDVKRIFRGPLFWIVVAFLGVLVIGQLLTGSSGYKTEPTGQVVQLIQQAKSSSDKTIKTVTLIDPDQEIRVEKTDGTKLRAHWVDGQGNTLGNDLQTLFTDGKIERYDVENPKPSFIGQVFSTLIPFLLIAVVFIFLMNSMQGGGSRVMSFAKSKAKLVTKDTPKTTFADVAGVDEAIEELQEIKEFLQEPGKFQAVGAKIPKGVLLYGQPGTGKTLLARAVAGEAGVPFYSISGSDFVEMFVGVGASRVRDLFEQAKTNAPAIVFIDEIDAVGRHRGAGLGGGHDEREQTLNQLLVEMDGFDVRGGVILIAATNRPDVLDPALLRPGRFDRQIAVDAPDLPGRQKILKVHARGKPMAQDVDLTAVARRTPGMTGADLANVLNEAALLTARSNAQLIDNRALDEAIDRVIAGPQRRTRLMSDKEKVLTAYHEGGHALVAAALPHSDPVQKVTILPRGRALGYTMVMPDEDKYSTTRSEMLDKLAYMLGGRAAEEMVFHDPTTGASNDIEKASALARAMVTQYGMTERLGAIKFGQDSSEPFLGRDFGSQRNYSEEIAAAVDEEVGKLILNAHQEAFDILVENRAVLDHLVEELLEKETLDKNEIARVFAPVIKRERRPAWTGSSTRVPSDQPPVMPVPGRAEQNGSLSDVLPGGSVGPDEAIRPPDYGGGPTPPNKQ is encoded by the coding sequence ATGGACGTGAAGCGCATCTTCCGCGGACCCCTGTTCTGGATCGTCGTCGCCTTCCTCGGCGTGCTGGTGATCGGGCAGCTCCTGACCGGCTCGAGCGGGTACAAGACCGAGCCCACCGGCCAGGTCGTCCAGCTGATCCAGCAGGCGAAGTCGTCGAGCGACAAGACGATCAAAACGGTGACGCTGATCGACCCGGACCAGGAGATCCGGGTCGAGAAGACCGACGGCACGAAGCTCCGGGCGCACTGGGTCGACGGCCAGGGCAACACGCTCGGCAACGACCTGCAGACCCTGTTCACCGACGGCAAGATCGAGCGGTACGACGTCGAGAACCCGAAGCCGAGCTTCATCGGCCAGGTGTTCTCCACGCTGATCCCGTTCCTGCTGATCGCGGTGGTGTTCATCTTCCTGATGAACTCGATGCAGGGCGGCGGCTCCCGGGTGATGAGCTTCGCCAAGTCGAAGGCCAAGCTGGTCACCAAGGACACCCCGAAGACCACGTTCGCCGACGTCGCCGGTGTCGACGAGGCGATCGAGGAGCTCCAGGAGATCAAGGAGTTCCTCCAGGAGCCCGGCAAGTTCCAGGCGGTCGGCGCCAAGATCCCGAAGGGCGTGCTGCTCTACGGCCAGCCCGGTACCGGCAAGACCCTGCTGGCCCGCGCGGTCGCCGGTGAGGCCGGCGTGCCGTTCTACTCGATCTCCGGTTCGGACTTCGTCGAGATGTTCGTCGGTGTCGGCGCCTCCCGGGTCCGGGACCTGTTCGAGCAGGCCAAGACCAACGCGCCGGCGATCGTGTTCATCGACGAGATCGACGCCGTCGGCCGGCACCGCGGCGCGGGCCTCGGCGGCGGTCACGACGAGCGCGAGCAGACGCTGAACCAGCTGCTGGTCGAGATGGACGGCTTCGACGTCCGCGGCGGCGTGATCCTGATCGCGGCCACCAACCGGCCCGACGTGCTGGACCCGGCGCTGCTGCGGCCCGGCCGGTTCGACCGGCAGATCGCCGTCGACGCGCCGGACCTGCCCGGCCGGCAGAAGATCCTCAAGGTGCACGCCCGCGGCAAGCCGATGGCCCAGGACGTCGACCTCACCGCGGTCGCCCGCCGGACGCCGGGCATGACCGGTGCCGACCTGGCCAACGTGCTGAACGAGGCGGCCCTGCTGACCGCCCGGTCGAACGCGCAGCTGATCGACAACCGCGCGCTGGACGAGGCCATCGACCGCGTGATCGCCGGTCCGCAGCGCCGGACCCGGCTGATGTCGGACAAGGAGAAGGTGCTCACCGCGTACCACGAGGGCGGCCACGCCCTGGTCGCCGCGGCGCTGCCGCACTCCGACCCGGTGCAGAAGGTGACGATCCTGCCGCGCGGCCGCGCGCTCGGCTACACGATGGTGATGCCGGACGAGGACAAGTACTCGACCACCCGCTCCGAGATGCTGGACAAGCTGGCCTACATGCTCGGCGGCCGGGCGGCCGAGGAGATGGTCTTCCACGACCCCACCACGGGCGCCAGCAACGACATCGAGAAGGCCAGTGCGCTGGCCCGCGCGATGGTCACGCAGTACGGCATGACCGAGCGGCTGGGGGCGATCAAGTTCGGCCAGGACAGCAGCGAGCCGTTCCTGGGCCGCGACTTCGGCAGCCAGCGGAACTACTCCGAGGAGATCGCGGCCGCGGTCGACGAGGAGGTCGGCAAGCTGATCCTCAACGCGCACCAGGAGGCCTTCGACATCCTGGTCGAGAACCGGGCGGTCCTGGACCACCTGGTCGAGGAGCTGCTGGAGAAGGAGACCCTGGACAAGAACGAGATCGCCCGGGTGTTCGCCCCGGTGATCAAGCGCGAGCGGCGGCCGGCCTGGACCGGTTCGTCGACCCGGGTGCCGTCCGACCAGCCGCCGGTGATGCCGGTCCCCGGTCGCGCCGAGCAGAACGGCTCGCTGTCCGACGTGCTGCCGGGCGGTTCCGTCGGCCCGGACGAGGCGATCCGCCCGCCGGACTACGGCGGCGGCCCGACCCCGCCGAACAAGCAGTAA
- a CDS encoding S1 family peptidase, whose product MSGRFRVGAALAGVVVLTAGGLVAANWATAETRTKTGAQAAAKTTEDPLLAETLEAQLRSDAGVVGSYYDDAGELIVAVSDLSTAALVRQIGAIPHLVKYTADQLNAVQGELNRLATTSSAGKVRSWYVDPVSGTVVVSVPEKARDSITQRFLSRAQAKGDRVTIRRVAGAIRLTADDFGLRGGVQVDKNTGYVCSLGFNARTRKGNRIFLTAGHCTSGKPSFSRNGYVLGNTYTSSFPGNDFGSVGVIEGWDQQGYVEGWGNGNVAVKGIADATVGSTLCKSGKSTGWTCGRIVARNVTVNYGNNRVVRGLFQHTACVETGDSGGANMTGGYAQGITSGAALIDGQCLEKHGRTNESYSQPIAEVLQATKSRLILAN is encoded by the coding sequence ATGTCGGGGCGTTTCCGGGTCGGCGCCGCACTAGCCGGGGTCGTCGTCCTGACGGCCGGCGGGCTGGTCGCGGCGAACTGGGCCACCGCCGAGACGCGGACCAAGACCGGCGCCCAGGCCGCCGCCAAGACGACCGAGGACCCGCTCCTCGCGGAAACCCTGGAAGCGCAGCTCAGGTCCGACGCGGGTGTGGTCGGCAGCTACTACGACGACGCCGGTGAGCTGATCGTCGCGGTCTCGGACCTGTCGACGGCCGCGCTGGTCCGGCAGATCGGCGCGATCCCGCACCTGGTGAAGTACACCGCCGACCAGCTGAACGCCGTACAGGGCGAGCTGAACCGGCTGGCCACCACGTCCAGCGCCGGCAAGGTGCGGTCGTGGTACGTCGACCCGGTGTCGGGGACGGTGGTGGTCTCGGTGCCGGAGAAGGCCCGGGACTCGATCACCCAGCGGTTCCTCTCCCGCGCACAGGCGAAGGGCGACCGGGTGACGATCCGCCGGGTCGCCGGAGCGATCCGGCTGACCGCCGACGACTTCGGCCTGCGCGGCGGCGTCCAGGTCGACAAGAACACCGGGTACGTCTGCTCGCTCGGCTTCAACGCCCGGACCCGCAAGGGCAACCGGATCTTCCTGACCGCGGGGCACTGCACGTCCGGCAAGCCGTCGTTCTCGCGCAACGGGTACGTCCTCGGCAACACCTACACGTCGAGCTTCCCGGGGAACGACTTCGGGTCGGTCGGCGTGATCGAGGGCTGGGACCAGCAGGGGTACGTCGAGGGCTGGGGCAACGGCAACGTCGCGGTCAAGGGGATCGCGGACGCCACCGTCGGCTCGACGCTGTGCAAGTCCGGGAAGAGCACCGGCTGGACCTGCGGGCGGATCGTCGCGCGGAACGTGACGGTCAACTACGGGAACAACCGCGTGGTCCGCGGCCTGTTCCAGCACACCGCCTGCGTCGAGACCGGCGACTCCGGCGGCGCGAACATGACCGGCGGCTACGCCCAGGGCATCACCAGCGGCGCGGCGCTGATCGACGGGCAGTGCCTGGAGAAGCACGGCCGGACCAACGAGTCGTACTCGCAGCCGATCGCCGAGGTCCTGCAGGCCACCAAGTCGCGGCTGATCCTCGCGAACTGA
- the folP gene encoding dihydropteroate synthase: MGVVNVTPDSFSDGGEWFEPSAAIKHGRELLAEGADLLDVGGESTRPRAERPSEEEEIRRVIPVVEALAADGAIISVDTMRSRVAELVLDAGATMINDVSGGLADPDMLPLIAERGTPYLCMHWRGHSIDMQNKAEYGDVVAEVIAELRERLDALSAAGVDLNRVALDPGLGFAKNADHNWEILRRLREFAVLERPLLIGASRKTFLGRLLADEQTGEPRPAVRRDDASVAVSALAAAAGAWCVRAHAVAPNADAVRVAKRWGTV; this comes from the coding sequence ATGGGCGTCGTGAACGTGACACCGGACTCGTTCTCGGACGGCGGCGAGTGGTTCGAGCCGAGCGCCGCGATCAAGCACGGCCGCGAGCTGCTGGCCGAGGGCGCCGACCTGCTGGACGTCGGCGGTGAGTCGACCCGCCCGCGCGCGGAGCGCCCCTCCGAGGAAGAGGAGATCCGCCGGGTGATCCCGGTCGTCGAGGCGCTCGCCGCGGACGGCGCGATCATCTCCGTCGACACGATGCGGTCCCGGGTCGCGGAGCTCGTGCTGGATGCCGGCGCCACGATGATCAACGACGTGTCCGGCGGGCTGGCCGACCCGGACATGCTGCCGCTGATCGCCGAGCGCGGGACGCCGTACCTGTGCATGCACTGGCGCGGCCACTCGATCGACATGCAGAACAAGGCGGAGTACGGCGACGTGGTCGCGGAGGTGATCGCCGAACTGCGCGAACGCCTCGACGCGCTGAGCGCGGCCGGCGTCGACCTGAACCGGGTCGCGCTCGATCCCGGCCTCGGTTTCGCGAAGAACGCGGACCACAACTGGGAGATTCTTCGCCGGTTGCGGGAATTCGCCGTACTGGAAAGACCGTTGCTGATCGGTGCGTCCCGGAAGACGTTCCTCGGTAGGCTGCTCGCCGACGAGCAGACCGGTGAACCCAGACCGGCCGTACGACGAGACGACGCGAGCGTGGCCGTATCCGCCCTGGCCGCCGCCGCGGGTGCCTGGTGTGTCCGGGCGCACGCGGTGGCACCGAACGCGGACGCGGTCCGGGTGGCGAAGAGATGGGGAACGGTATGA
- the hpt gene encoding hypoxanthine phosphoribosyltransferase, with protein MDAVDIEKDLTKIHYTEDQILAKLRELAARIEADYEGKDLLLVGVLRGAVMVMADLARSFSRHVEMDWMAISSYGSGTKSSGVVRIQKDLDTDITNRHVLIVEDIIDTGLTLSWLVSNLESRKPASLELCTAFVKPDAAKMQVPVKYVGLELPDEFVVGYGLDYAEKYRNLRCVATLAPHVYS; from the coding sequence GTGGATGCGGTGGACATCGAGAAGGACCTGACCAAGATCCATTACACCGAGGACCAGATCCTCGCGAAGCTGCGCGAGCTGGCAGCGCGGATCGAGGCCGACTACGAGGGCAAGGACCTGCTCCTGGTCGGCGTCCTGCGCGGCGCGGTGATGGTGATGGCCGACCTGGCCCGGTCGTTCAGCCGGCACGTGGAGATGGACTGGATGGCCATCTCGTCGTACGGCTCCGGGACCAAGTCGTCCGGTGTGGTGCGGATCCAGAAGGACCTGGACACCGACATCACCAACCGGCACGTGCTGATCGTCGAGGACATCATCGACACCGGGCTGACGCTCAGCTGGCTGGTCAGCAACCTGGAGTCCCGCAAGCCCGCCTCGCTCGAGCTCTGCACGGCGTTCGTGAAGCCGGACGCCGCGAAGATGCAGGTCCCGGTCAAGTACGTCGGCCTGGAGCTGCCGGACGAGTTCGTCGTCGGGTACGGGCTGGACTACGCGGAGAAGTACCGGAACCTGCGCTGTGTGGCCACCTTGGCGCCGCACGTGTACTCCTGA
- a CDS encoding zinc-dependent metalloprotease, which translates to MSTADGGTTTEMVDWQLATGVARKLLRPGPAVSRAEADQVVADLRQFAADSEGHVRDFTGLQATSATAPVVIVDRPGWVQANADGFRTVLQPLADKLREKAERTPGLSSAVGSRVTGIEAGALLAFLSSRVLGQFDPFYPAKPDPDRPGLTGRLLLVAPNVVHVESELGVVPRDFRLWVCLHEETHRVQFTAVPWLRDHLRSEIALFLDQAELDASAYAAMFREAVQRLGRSVRGEAELSLVDLMQSPEQRAVLDRLTAVMSLLEGHADFVMDGVGPSVIPTVETIRSKFSARRASGNPVDQLLKRLLGLDAKLRQYKDGAAFVRRVVDRVGMEGFNRVWTGPNTLPTKNEIANPDAWVARLHG; encoded by the coding sequence ATGAGTACGGCGGACGGCGGGACCACGACCGAGATGGTCGACTGGCAGTTGGCGACCGGCGTGGCGCGGAAGCTGCTGCGCCCCGGCCCGGCGGTCAGCCGCGCGGAGGCGGACCAGGTGGTCGCCGACCTGCGGCAGTTCGCGGCCGATTCCGAGGGGCACGTGCGGGACTTCACCGGTCTGCAGGCCACCTCGGCGACCGCGCCGGTGGTGATCGTGGACCGGCCCGGGTGGGTGCAGGCGAACGCGGACGGCTTCCGGACGGTGCTGCAGCCGCTGGCCGACAAGCTGCGCGAGAAGGCGGAGCGGACGCCGGGCCTGTCGTCGGCGGTCGGCTCGCGGGTCACGGGCATCGAGGCCGGCGCGCTGCTCGCGTTCCTGTCGTCGCGCGTGCTCGGTCAGTTCGACCCGTTCTACCCGGCGAAGCCCGACCCGGACCGGCCCGGGCTGACCGGGCGGCTGCTGCTGGTGGCCCCCAACGTCGTCCACGTGGAGTCCGAGTTGGGCGTCGTACCGCGGGACTTCCGGTTGTGGGTGTGTCTGCACGAGGAGACGCACCGGGTGCAGTTCACCGCGGTTCCGTGGCTGCGGGACCACCTGCGGTCCGAGATCGCGCTGTTCCTCGACCAGGCCGAGCTGGACGCTTCGGCGTACGCGGCGATGTTCCGCGAGGCCGTGCAGCGCCTGGGCCGGTCGGTGCGGGGCGAGGCCGAGCTGAGCCTGGTGGACCTGATGCAGTCGCCGGAGCAGCGTGCGGTGCTCGACCGGCTGACCGCGGTCATGTCGCTGCTGGAGGGCCACGCGGACTTCGTGATGGACGGGGTAGGCCCGTCGGTCATCCCGACCGTCGAGACGATCCGGTCCAAGTTCTCGGCGCGGCGGGCCAGCGGCAACCCGGTCGACCAGTTGCTGAAGCGGCTGCTCGGGCTGGACGCGAAGCTGCGCCAGTACAAGGACGGTGCGGCGTTCGTGCGCCGGGTGGTGGACCGGGTCGGCATGGAGGGCTTCAACCGGGTCTGGACCGGCCCGAACACGCTGCCGACCAAGAACGAGATCGCGAATCCCGATGCCTGGGTCGCCCGACTCCACGGCTGA
- the folB gene encoding dihydroneopterin aldolase translates to MSGPVRPPDVIEIRGIRGFGRHGVFEHERADGQEFVVDVRLELDTRAAAASDDLADTVNYGVVAEQVHRAIETDPVDLIETLAQRIADLCLADDRVTATAVTIHKPSAPISVPFDDVVLTVQRRAGESS, encoded by the coding sequence ATGAGCGGTCCCGTGAGGCCTCCTGACGTGATCGAGATCCGGGGCATCCGCGGGTTCGGGCGCCACGGGGTGTTCGAGCACGAGCGCGCCGACGGACAGGAGTTCGTCGTGGACGTCCGGCTGGAGCTGGACACCCGGGCCGCTGCGGCTTCCGACGACCTGGCCGACACCGTGAACTACGGGGTGGTGGCCGAGCAGGTGCACCGGGCGATCGAGACCGACCCGGTGGACCTGATCGAGACCCTCGCCCAGCGCATCGCCGATCTCTGTCTCGCCGACGACCGGGTGACAGCGACGGCAGTGACCATCCACAAACCCTCGGCGCCGATCTCGGTGCCGTTCGACGACGTTGTCCTGACCGTGCAGCGCAGAGCCGGAGAATCCTCGTGA
- the dacB gene encoding D-alanyl-D-alanine carboxypeptidase/D-alanyl-D-alanine-endopeptidase, with amino-acid sequence MARPARAAFVTLLATALCAGLVSSARAVPGSAQTTRQAPPVLAPATTEGAAPTAAGVGKALAAILKDPSLGAHRGIYVYDASRGKPVFSVGASTPYTPASTLKLLTTVGALAALGPEHTFATKVVSTGKGSIVLVGGGDPLLTVTPSANDGFPARASLQVLAASTAKVLKAQGVASVTLGYDASLFTGPAANANWEPNYVPEGIAAPTSALWVNEGRLSPGMPKRSTAPAQSAATSFQKLLAQYGIKVAASARAATAPSGAKPIALVKSPTVGQLAEYVNLHSDNDGAEVLLRHVGVATGNGGSYAGGVKGLRTTLTKLGLDVSKARIYDGSGLARGNKVPLDVLAGAVRVAVSKDHPELRHLLTGLPVAGFNGSLRERFSASGTASGTGVVRAKTGTLTGVHSLAGYARTRSGTLLVFAVASDSVPVPKTLDARANLDRATAALANCGC; translated from the coding sequence GTGGCCCGACCTGCCCGTGCGGCATTCGTCACGCTGCTCGCCACGGCCCTCTGCGCCGGACTGGTGAGCAGCGCACGCGCCGTACCCGGATCAGCGCAGACCACGCGGCAGGCTCCTCCCGTCCTGGCACCGGCGACCACCGAGGGTGCCGCCCCGACCGCGGCCGGTGTCGGCAAGGCGCTGGCCGCGATCCTCAAGGACCCGTCGCTCGGCGCGCACCGCGGCATCTACGTGTACGACGCCTCGCGCGGCAAGCCGGTGTTCTCGGTCGGCGCGTCGACGCCCTACACCCCGGCCTCCACGCTGAAGCTGCTCACCACCGTCGGGGCGCTGGCGGCGCTCGGCCCGGAGCACACCTTCGCCACCAAGGTCGTGAGCACCGGCAAGGGCTCGATCGTGCTGGTCGGCGGCGGCGACCCGCTGCTCACCGTCACCCCGTCGGCGAACGACGGCTTCCCGGCGCGGGCCAGCCTGCAGGTGCTCGCCGCGAGTACGGCGAAGGTGCTCAAGGCCCAGGGCGTCGCGTCGGTCACCCTCGGGTACGACGCCTCGCTGTTCACCGGCCCGGCCGCGAACGCGAACTGGGAGCCGAACTACGTACCCGAGGGCATCGCCGCGCCCACCTCGGCCCTGTGGGTGAACGAGGGCCGCCTGTCGCCCGGCATGCCCAAGCGCTCCACCGCCCCGGCGCAGTCCGCCGCCACGTCGTTCCAGAAGCTGCTGGCGCAGTACGGCATCAAGGTCGCCGCGAGCGCCAGGGCCGCTACCGCACCGTCCGGCGCGAAACCGATCGCCCTGGTCAAGTCACCGACCGTGGGGCAGCTGGCCGAGTACGTGAACCTCCACAGCGACAACGACGGTGCTGAGGTGCTGCTGCGCCACGTGGGCGTCGCGACCGGCAACGGCGGCTCGTACGCCGGTGGCGTCAAGGGCCTCCGTACTACGCTCACGAAGCTGGGCCTGGACGTCAGCAAGGCCAGGATCTACGACGGCAGCGGTCTGGCCCGCGGGAACAAGGTCCCGCTCGACGTGCTCGCCGGTGCCGTCCGGGTCGCCGTGTCGAAGGACCACCCCGAGCTGCGGCACCTCCTGACCGGCCTGCCGGTCGCTGGCTTCAACGGCAGCCTCAGGGAGCGCTTCAGCGCGTCCGGCACCGCCTCCGGGACCGGTGTGGTCCGTGCGAAGACCGGAACGCTCACCGGTGTCCACAGCCTCGCCGGATACGCCCGCACGCGTTCCGGCACCCTCCTGGTGTTCGCGGTCGCCAGCGACAGCGTTCCGGTGCCGAAGACCCTCGACGCCCGCGCGAACCTCGACCGCGCCACCGCGGCCCTGGCCAATTGCGGCTGTTAG
- the folE gene encoding GTP cyclohydrolase I FolE yields MVSPRFDHERAERAVRELLLAIGEDPEREGLRDTPARVARSYAEITTGLGQRAEDVLTTTFAIEHDEMILVKDIEVWSMCEHHLVPFTGVAHVGYIPSRDGRVTGLSKLARLVDVYAKRPQVQERLTTQIAESLVEILQPRGVIVVIECEHLCMTMRGVRKPGAKTITSAVRGQLRNPVTRAEAMSLIVG; encoded by the coding sequence ATGGTGTCACCGAGGTTCGACCACGAGCGGGCCGAGCGGGCGGTCCGTGAGCTGCTGCTCGCGATCGGCGAGGACCCGGAGCGCGAGGGGCTGCGGGACACGCCGGCCCGGGTGGCCCGCTCGTACGCCGAGATCACCACCGGGCTCGGGCAGCGTGCCGAGGACGTCCTGACCACGACGTTCGCGATCGAGCACGACGAGATGATCCTGGTGAAGGACATCGAGGTGTGGAGCATGTGCGAACACCACCTGGTGCCGTTCACCGGTGTCGCGCACGTCGGCTACATCCCGAGCCGCGACGGCCGGGTCACCGGGCTGTCGAAGCTCGCGCGGCTGGTCGACGTCTACGCCAAGCGGCCGCAGGTGCAGGAGCGGCTGACGACGCAGATCGCCGAGTCGCTGGTCGAGATCCTGCAGCCGCGCGGCGTGATCGTGGTGATCGAGTGCGAGCACTTGTGCATGACCATGCGCGGCGTCCGGAAACCGGGCGCCAAGACGATCACCTCGGCGGTCCGCGGCCAGCTCCGCAACCCGGTCACTCGCGCGGAGGCGATGAGCCTGATCGTCGGCTGA
- a CDS encoding DUF3180 domain-containing protein: MRPTSRGLLVAIAVLGVAVGVTLVQAIEAGGGVAPTVSWLTLVAWLFLATLLFVAARNTHQRIQVRRERVEPTRAVFLLMIGKASAFVGALCTGVYAGFALSFLQAMGSSGPRNRVIMAGAAAVISVLVVTAGLLLERACRVPEDPDETP; this comes from the coding sequence GTGCGGCCGACCTCGCGGGGGCTGCTGGTCGCGATCGCCGTCCTCGGCGTCGCGGTCGGCGTCACACTGGTGCAGGCGATCGAGGCCGGCGGCGGTGTCGCGCCGACGGTGTCCTGGCTGACGCTGGTCGCCTGGCTGTTCCTGGCCACGCTGCTGTTCGTCGCGGCCCGCAACACCCACCAGCGGATCCAGGTACGCCGGGAGCGGGTCGAACCCACGCGTGCGGTGTTCCTGCTGATGATCGGCAAGGCGAGCGCTTTTGTCGGCGCGTTGTGCACCGGTGTGTACGCAGGGTTCGCGTTAAGCTTCCTGCAGGCGATGGGCTCCTCGGGGCCTCGTAACCGTGTGATCATGGCCGGTGCCGCGGCAGTGATCTCAGTGCTGGTCGTCACGGCCGGATTGTTGCTCGAACGCGCGTGTCGCGTGCCCGAGGACCCGGACGAAACCCCTTAA
- the tilS gene encoding tRNA lysidine(34) synthetase TilS, whose amino-acid sequence MPGSPDSTAEPAVTGGEGMEAMVEQRRGKLHPAVARTREAVRATLSELPRGTTVLVACSGGTDSLALAAATAFEAPKLGLRAGAVVVDHGLQADSAHVAQTAAEQCRSLGLEPVLVREVEVGIEGGPEGAARTARYDALRDAADELAADVVLLAHTRDDQAETVLLGLGRGSGARSLAGMAPAVGLLRRPFLEVPRATTAAACIASGLRPWHDPHNDDPQYTRVRVRHEVLPVLEEALGPGVVEALARTAGLLRADADALDQLAADVAETALGRAEGQVRCDVGVLAEQPAALRTRVLRQAALEAGCRATDLTAGHVASVDALVTDWRGQRWIDLPQGIRAVRQGGFIILG is encoded by the coding sequence ATGCCTGGGTCGCCCGACTCCACGGCTGAGCCGGCCGTGACCGGCGGCGAGGGCATGGAGGCCATGGTCGAGCAGCGCCGGGGCAAGCTGCACCCGGCAGTCGCCCGGACCAGGGAGGCGGTGCGGGCGACGCTGAGCGAGCTGCCGCGGGGGACGACGGTGCTGGTCGCCTGCTCCGGCGGTACCGACTCACTCGCGCTGGCGGCCGCTACGGCCTTCGAAGCGCCCAAGCTCGGTCTCCGGGCAGGTGCGGTCGTCGTGGACCACGGCCTGCAGGCTGACTCGGCACACGTCGCGCAGACCGCTGCGGAGCAGTGCCGGTCGCTGGGCCTGGAGCCTGTCCTCGTCCGTGAGGTGGAGGTCGGCATCGAGGGTGGTCCGGAAGGGGCGGCCCGGACAGCGCGGTACGACGCCCTGCGCGATGCGGCGGACGAGCTGGCAGCGGACGTCGTACTGCTGGCCCACACTCGCGACGACCAGGCTGAGACTGTGCTGCTGGGTCTGGGGCGCGGGTCCGGCGCCCGGTCCTTGGCGGGGATGGCTCCGGCTGTAGGGCTGCTGCGGCGGCCGTTCCTGGAGGTACCGCGGGCCACTACGGCGGCCGCATGTATCGCCTCCGGTCTGCGCCCGTGGCACGACCCGCACAACGACGACCCGCAGTACACCCGGGTCCGCGTCCGGCACGAGGTGCTGCCGGTGCTGGAGGAGGCGCTCGGACCTGGCGTGGTCGAGGCCCTGGCGCGTACGGCGGGACTCCTGCGGGCGGACGCCGACGCACTCGACCAGCTCGCCGCGGACGTGGCGGAGACCGCACTGGGGCGTGCCGAAGGACAGGTGCGCTGCGACGTCGGCGTACTCGCCGAGCAGCCCGCCGCGCTCCGCACCCGGGTACTGCGCCAGGCGGCGCTGGAGGCGGGCTGCCGGGCCACGGACCTCACCGCCGGCCACGTGGCGTCCGTCGACGCGCTGGTGACCGACTGGCGCGGCCAGCGCTGGATCGACCTGCCCCAGGGGATCCGGGCCGTGCGCCAGGGCGGATTCATCATCCTGGGGTAA